In one window of Clarias gariepinus isolate MV-2021 ecotype Netherlands chromosome 10, CGAR_prim_01v2, whole genome shotgun sequence DNA:
- the LOC128532009 gene encoding RING finger protein 148 isoform X2 — protein sequence MRRDYKAIHRLTWPWLALWIIQSHVHSASGMIFWTAYVEVSYTSMETNQTSINACECGVYGSESPLKQAKGFVVLPNSDLLACQTNTTFTIKEKPWIALIKRGNCTYTEKIQVAKEAGASAVVIYNLDGTGNGTNTMSYAEAGNIVAIMIGNGIGRNIKDLIESGIEVFMRIEVASQHGPWNPFWIYIMSFIFFGITAIILGYFIFVVISRFYQNRQLQIQQRKLKKVAENAVAKLEVRTLRRTDPEVEAEESSCVVCLDSFMRCDVVTTLPCSHLFHKTCIEPWLLEHHTCPMCKYDILIKEESPVPPTDGRSYPSSVSGLLVNSPRALTYPEQQGEGRLSLPTQTVETAAERNSSRTDNSYMNPAFEEEQQYSDHRNPVCLSHQV from the exons ATGAGAAGGGATTACAAAGCAATACATCGATTGACTTGGCCATGGCTAGCATTGTGGATTATTCAGTCTCACGTCCATTCAGCATCAGGTATGATATTTTGGACCGCATATGTGGAAGTGAGCTACACGAGCATGGAGACTAATCAAACGAGCATAAATGCATGTGAATGTGGAGTTTATGGATCAGAATCACCATTGAAACAGGCCAAAGGATTCGTGGTGCTCCCAAACTCAGATTTACTGGCCTGCCAAACAAATACTACATTCACCATTAAGGAGAAGCCATGGATAGCTCTCATCAAAAGAGGCAACTGTACCTATACGGAAAAAATTCAAGTTGCAAAGGAAGCAGGAGCATCAGCTGTCGTTATTTATAATCTTGATGGGACTGGAAATGGGACTAACACCATGTCTTATGCAG AAGCCGGGAACATAGTAGCAATCATGATTGGAAATGGCATAGGCAGAAACATTAAGGACCTCATTGAGAGTGGAATTGAGGTCTTTATGAGGATAGAAGTGGCAAGCCAACATGGACCTTGGAACCCTTTTTGGATTTACATTATGTCTTTCATCTTTTTTGGTATAACAGCCATCATTCTGGGCTACTTTATCTTTGTAGTCATTAGCCGATTCTACCAGAACCGACAGCTTCAGATTCAACAG AGAAAGCTTAAAAAAGTGGCAGAGAATGCTGTTGCCAAATTAGAAGTTCGGACTCTTCGGCGAACTGATCCG GAAGTTGAAGCAGAAGAAAGCAGTTGTGTTGTTTGCTTAGATTCCTTTATGAGGTGTGATGTCGTGACAACTCTGCCTTGCAG CCATCTTTTTCACAAAACATGCATTGAGCCATGGCTACTGGAACACCACACATGTCCAATGTGTAAATATGACATTTTGATAAAAGAG GAATCCCCCGTACCACCAACAGATGGCAGATCATACCCAAGCTCTGTGTCAGGTTTACTAGTCAACTCACCAAGAGCGCTCACATACCCAGAGCAACAAGGTGAAGGCAGACTAAGCTTACCCACCCAGACTGTTGAAA CTGCCGCAGAGCGAAACAGCAGCAGAACAGATAACAGTTATATGAACCCAGCATTTGAAGAAGAACAGCAGTACTCTGACCATCGGAATCCTGTTTGTCTGTCACATCAAGTTTAA
- the LOC128532009 gene encoding RING finger protein 148 isoform X1 has product MRRDYKAIHRLTWPWLALWIIQSHVHSASGMIFWTAYVEVSYTSMETNQTSINACECGVYGSESPLKQAKGFVVLPNSDLLACQTNTTFTIKEKPWIALIKRGNCTYTEKIQVAKEAGASAVVIYNLDGTGNGTNTMSYAEAYFSYPLVNGNDKRTPNSEAGNIVAIMIGNGIGRNIKDLIESGIEVFMRIEVASQHGPWNPFWIYIMSFIFFGITAIILGYFIFVVISRFYQNRQLQIQQRKLKKVAENAVAKLEVRTLRRTDPEVEAEESSCVVCLDSFMRCDVVTTLPCSHLFHKTCIEPWLLEHHTCPMCKYDILIKEESPVPPTDGRSYPSSVSGLLVNSPRALTYPEQQGEGRLSLPTQTVETAAERNSSRTDNSYMNPAFEEEQQYSDHRNPVCLSHQV; this is encoded by the exons ATGAGAAGGGATTACAAAGCAATACATCGATTGACTTGGCCATGGCTAGCATTGTGGATTATTCAGTCTCACGTCCATTCAGCATCAGGTATGATATTTTGGACCGCATATGTGGAAGTGAGCTACACGAGCATGGAGACTAATCAAACGAGCATAAATGCATGTGAATGTGGAGTTTATGGATCAGAATCACCATTGAAACAGGCCAAAGGATTCGTGGTGCTCCCAAACTCAGATTTACTGGCCTGCCAAACAAATACTACATTCACCATTAAGGAGAAGCCATGGATAGCTCTCATCAAAAGAGGCAACTGTACCTATACGGAAAAAATTCAAGTTGCAAAGGAAGCAGGAGCATCAGCTGTCGTTATTTATAATCTTGATGGGACTGGAAATGGGACTAACACCATGTCTTATGCAG AGGCCTATTTCTCTTATCCACTCGTCAATGGAAATGACAAGAGAACACCAAATTCAG AAGCCGGGAACATAGTAGCAATCATGATTGGAAATGGCATAGGCAGAAACATTAAGGACCTCATTGAGAGTGGAATTGAGGTCTTTATGAGGATAGAAGTGGCAAGCCAACATGGACCTTGGAACCCTTTTTGGATTTACATTATGTCTTTCATCTTTTTTGGTATAACAGCCATCATTCTGGGCTACTTTATCTTTGTAGTCATTAGCCGATTCTACCAGAACCGACAGCTTCAGATTCAACAG AGAAAGCTTAAAAAAGTGGCAGAGAATGCTGTTGCCAAATTAGAAGTTCGGACTCTTCGGCGAACTGATCCG GAAGTTGAAGCAGAAGAAAGCAGTTGTGTTGTTTGCTTAGATTCCTTTATGAGGTGTGATGTCGTGACAACTCTGCCTTGCAG CCATCTTTTTCACAAAACATGCATTGAGCCATGGCTACTGGAACACCACACATGTCCAATGTGTAAATATGACATTTTGATAAAAGAG GAATCCCCCGTACCACCAACAGATGGCAGATCATACCCAAGCTCTGTGTCAGGTTTACTAGTCAACTCACCAAGAGCGCTCACATACCCAGAGCAACAAGGTGAAGGCAGACTAAGCTTACCCACCCAGACTGTTGAAA CTGCCGCAGAGCGAAACAGCAGCAGAACAGATAACAGTTATATGAACCCAGCATTTGAAGAAGAACAGCAGTACTCTGACCATCGGAATCCTGTTTGTCTGTCACATCAAGTTTAA